In Candidatus Manganitrophaceae bacterium, a single genomic region encodes these proteins:
- a CDS encoding ATP-binding protein — protein MLPNVPFSKTGAELLFEVVSRAYERTSVMVTTNLPFENWTEVTGSERLT, from the coding sequence TTGCTCCCTAATGTCCCATTCTCCAAAACCGGAGCCGAACTGCTCTTTGAAGTTGTCAGTCGGGCCTACGAGCGGACCAGCGTAATGGTGACAACCAACCTGCCGTTCGAAAACTGGACCGAAGTGACCGGCAGTGAACGGTTGAC